In the genome of Candidatus Pristimantibacillus lignocellulolyticus, the window GCTGATCATAGCTCTCTATCGTATTACTTGAATCTTCCATGTGGTATCCTAATTGCTCTCTTGATTGTTGAATTGCAGTATAAGCTTCCGAAGAAGGATCCGCTTTAGCAAGTTGCTCATTCAGTAATTGTTGGTAGCTCATCGTCGCGATTGGATAATTAGCTTCCCATACATGGTCTTGTGCTAACTGTGTATCACTAACCAAAAAATATTTATAGGATACTTCATCTGCTGCTTGACCAATTGGATCATCCCATGTGAGATCAATTTGATACCATTGCCCATCGATTTTCACTAAGTTCCAAGCATGCTCTCCAGTATTAACACTACCTTCAACAATTCTAACGTCAAAACCAGCCTCACTAAAGAAACGATAACCTAATAAAGCATAACCTTGGCATACTGTTGTACCCTCAGTAATCGCTTCATACGCAGTATACTTCGTTAAACTCTGATCGTATTGGACATGTGTCACAATCCAATCATGGATTAATTTTACTTGCTCAAATTCAGAATGTTGATCTAACTCTAGTACATCAATAACCTGTTTTACATAACTAGTAACTTCCGCACTCATCTCATGACTTTCTCTGTAATCTACCCTTATGGTTACCTCGGATCGTGCCAAGCCACTACTCATAGTATAACCGTATGATGCCATCGTATATTTGACGTAATCATCTACATCCATAGCTTGCTGAAGCCAACTAGCAAATTGATTCTGAATGTCATCACCATTACCTCGAATGGTAATAGCAATTTCCGTACGACCTTTTGCAAGTTCATTCGCTATATATTGCACGATTCTTTCATTATCATCAGATGAGAGTTTCTCTTGACCTTCGCTACTAGAAGATGAAGATGTATCTACTTTAAGACCATCCTTAATAAGTAATGCTGTGTCATCGACTGTCGCTTGGATCGTAGTTGTAACTTGCTGTTTCCAGTCTTTATCGGCATTTTGCTCAAACCATTGGTAGCAGCCAATCGCAATTGCGATAATTACGACTACTCCGAATAGTTTTCTCATAAGCATCTCCCTCCTCAATCTTGAGTTGAATACTCGCTGTATGAGCACGATCAACAATACTCTCTTGATCCTATGACTTAATAATATGCTATGCTAAAGTTGGTAGCATGAACACTTTGCTTACAATATCTTGAAGTTATAATGTGGCAGCAAGCGAAGAAAAGGATTTTACCTGCTTCGTAATATCATCAAACTTACCCAATTTAGCATTTTCCAAATTAACTAGTTTCGTTCCCATGCCAACGGCATTAGCACCTGCTTCAAAGTATTGCCTAAAATTATTGTAATTAACACCACCAGTAGCAATAATAGGCACATCATTAATTGGGCCACGAATCTCGCTTAGATAATTCAAACCTAGCGAAGCCATCGGAAATAATTTAATTGCTTCCACGCCTGCCTTCATTGCTTGAATAATCTCAGTTGGTGTCATTACCCCTGGCCAAATCGGTATATTGTGCTGCTGTGCATATTGAACAACTTCAAGATCTAGATTAGGTGAAATAAGAAATTGAGCACCAGCAGCAACGGCTCGCTTCGCATGATCAACATCAATAACAGTTCCTGCACCAACATAGGCAACACCATCAAACATTGTACGCCATTGATGAATCATTTGTGTCGCACCTTCTGTATTCATCGTAATCTCCATAAATTTAACGCCACCATCGACAATTGCCTGACCTGTAGACATTGCATAGGAATCTTCGATACCTCTTAATATTGCAATTATTTTATGATCTAATAGTTCGTTAAGCAATTCTGATCTCATATTATCATTCACCTTTCTGTACCCAATATTGCTGAATGACTTTCAAAAATAAATTGGGAAACGGAAGAGTTTTCATATCTGCTTCACTAATAAATCGATATTCACGCTCTAAAACCGCGTTGCTCGTGTACTGTTCACTTTGTTCTGCTACCTGATGTTCAGGATTCCACTGTGCTGAATTGATCTGATCTGAATGCATCTGTGCTGCTTCTGAATTCCCCTCTATCTGTGATACTAAAGAACTCTCATCCATATCTGCCTTGTAGAAACGCATCTTCCAACGAATATGACTAAAAATATGCTCTTCGTCACTGTACCATTCATATGGTCGTACAAGCAGCTTCTGGTCCGTATAAATTGCTGACGAGATAGCTTCACCTAGTACAGGCTGTTCTTTCGGTTCGGATATAAATAATGGCGAGGCACTACTCTCATCAATAAGTACATGTGGTAATTCCCACATCCCAGCAAGTAATCCTTCAGCAGGACGTTGACGAATAAGAATCTTGCCCTCATTCTCTCCAGTTCCTTCAACTATTGCAGCAACTCTATGCTCAACTCTAGCTTTTTTAGCTTTTGTCTTAATCGGTATTTCTAGTTCTCTACCTTGTATTCTTGCTTCGCAATGCTCCATAACTGGACAAATTAGACAACTAGGCGATTTTGGGGAACAGATTAGAGCTCCAAGCTCCATTAGTGCTTGATTGAAATAACGTGCTTTGCCCTCTGGAATCATCGTTACAACTAATTTTTCTATATTAGTTCTTGTAGATGCTTTTGCAATATCATCTTCAAGCAAGAAAAATCGTGATAAGACACGCATAACATTGCCATCTACTGCAGGTATAGGTTCATTGTAAGCTATACTCATTATAGCGCCACAAGTGTAAGGCCCTACACCTTTCAACTTAGCTACTTCCTCCACATTTGTTGGCACTTGACCATTATATTGTTCCATGACCATACGTGCCCCCGCTTGTAAATTTCGAGCGCGAGAATAGTATCCTAATCCTTCCCAGCATTTTAACACTTCATCTTCCGGTGCCTCTGCTAACGCTCGGACAGTAGGAAACTTCTCCATAAATGTATTATAATAAGGGATTACTGTATCTACTCTAGTCTGTTGTAACATAATCTCTGATACCCAAATGCGATACGGATCATGATTTTTCCGCCAAGGTAAATCGCGCTGTATATGAAAATACCACTCTAGTAAGTCTATTCCGTATTTTTCTTTTTTCTGTTCAACAGTTAATATTGTCATGTAATGTACTACCTTCCCTTGTCTTATTGCACTAGTATTCAACTATAATCTATATAAGGTAGCTCAAAAAGCAGACTTTCATTTTATTTATTATATCATTTCTAGTAAAGCTATGCTTCCCAGGTACTTCTAAGAGGACATGAAAAATTTAAGGAGGTTAGTAATGAAACCAGCAATTACTATTATTTCTGTAGTTTGTGCCATAATTGGCATTAGTTATTTTCTAACTGCATGTGGAGGGTCACAATCTTCAAATCCGAGTTCTACTCCTTCAAATGGGGAGCAACAAACTTCCGATCCTATTTCACTTTCATCTGCTTCAAGTGATGTACAATCGATTTATAAAGCTCGATGTATTAACTGTCATGCTACTGATCTTTCTGGAAAAATGGGAGAGCGAACTAATTTACAACATATCTATGTATCAAGTAGCAATGAAGATATTGTTGCAACGATTACGAATGGTGGAAGTATCATGCCAGCGTTTAAAGATGTTCTATCTGAACAAGAAATCAATTCATTAGCAACTTGGTTATCTAATCAATAACGTCTTAACAATTTGTAAGGGGTACACTAGAAGATCGTCTTCTAATGTACCCCTTATATATTACAGTCTATGTTCAACAACGACAAACGCTGAAGCAAGTTCTCGCTCATGTGTTATGGATACATGAATTTCTAGATTCATGTTTAAGTAGCCTAACGCTTCAATTGCTGTTGATGAAACTGTGCAAGTTGGCTTTCCATTACTACTACGCATCACTTGAATATCATGGAATGATAGCTTGGATCCAATTCCACAGCCAAAAGCTTTACTTACTGCTTCTTTCACAGCAAAACGACCTGCAACATATTCAACTTTACGTAACTCACCTACTGTATTACCTAGCTCCTCGAATTCAAGTTCGGTAAAAATACGACGTAAAAACTTCTCACTGAGCTCTCCTGTTAGTATCTTTCTTAAACGCGAAAGTTCCGTCATATCATGACCTATGCCAATTATCATTCTAGCTTGCTCCATCCTTCTGCTCTTGGT includes:
- a CDS encoding bifunctional 4-hydroxy-2-oxoglutarate aldolase/2-dehydro-3-deoxy-phosphogluconate aldolase, whose amino-acid sequence is MRSELLNELLDHKIIAILRGIEDSYAMSTGQAIVDGGVKFMEITMNTEGATQMIHQWRTMFDGVAYVGAGTVIDVDHAKRAVAAGAQFLISPNLDLEVVQYAQQHNIPIWPGVMTPTEIIQAMKAGVEAIKLFPMASLGLNYLSEIRGPINDVPIIATGGVNYNNFRQYFEAGANAVGMGTKLVNLENAKLGKFDDITKQVKSFSSLAATL
- the mutY gene encoding A/G-specific adenine glycosylase, encoding MTILTVEQKKEKYGIDLLEWYFHIQRDLPWRKNHDPYRIWVSEIMLQQTRVDTVIPYYNTFMEKFPTVRALAEAPEDEVLKCWEGLGYYSRARNLQAGARMVMEQYNGQVPTNVEEVAKLKGVGPYTCGAIMSIAYNEPIPAVDGNVMRVLSRFFLLEDDIAKASTRTNIEKLVVTMIPEGKARYFNQALMELGALICSPKSPSCLICPVMEHCEARIQGRELEIPIKTKAKKARVEHRVAAIVEGTGENEGKILIRQRPAEGLLAGMWELPHVLIDESSASPLFISEPKEQPVLGEAISSAIYTDQKLLVRPYEWYSDEEHIFSHIRWKMRFYKADMDESSLVSQIEGNSEAAQMHSDQINSAQWNPEHQVAEQSEQYTSNAVLEREYRFISEADMKTLPFPNLFLKVIQQYWVQKGE
- a CDS encoding cytochrome c gives rise to the protein MKPAITIISVVCAIIGISYFLTACGGSQSSNPSSTPSNGEQQTSDPISLSSASSDVQSIYKARCINCHATDLSGKMGERTNLQHIYVSSSNEDIVATITNGGSIMPAFKDVLSEQEINSLATWLSNQ
- the acpS gene encoding holo-ACP synthase; its protein translation is MIIGIGHDMTELSRLRKILTGELSEKFLRRIFTELEFEELGNTVGELRKVEYVAGRFAVKEAVSKAFGCGIGSKLSFHDIQVMRSSNGKPTCTVSSTAIEALGYLNMNLEIHVSITHERELASAFVVVEHRL